The Bacteroidia bacterium genomic interval TTTTATATCCGATTTCAGGTTTAAAATAAAATCCTGGTGAAAAAACTTTTTCATAATTGACAGCATAAGAATATTTAATATCTCTGCTCAAATATTCATCTTCATTTCCCTGCGAATCTTTAAACCGAAAGCCGGAAAAGACTTGTGCAAAATTGAGACTTATTTTCTCTTGTGCATACATGAACACAGGTGATAAAGCAAATAGAAATACGAATAATTTTTTTCTCATAAAATGTTATTTTGTAATGATTAATTTAGTTGCAGCATATAATTCATTTCCTTTTACTATTGATACGATGTATAAACCGATAGGAAGTGTAGAACAATTAATATTATTTTCGGATTTATCAGATTGTATTTTCATTAAGTCCTTACCTGTAATTGCAGAAATTACAATTTCATAATTTGAAAGATTTCCATTAATAATAAGTTTTGTTTCTGTTGTTGCAGGGTTTGGATATAATACAATCGAGATATTATTTTTTGTAAATGATTGTACTGTCAGGTTTATTGGTTGCTGAAAACCTTGTCTTAATAATTGTCCGTTTACAAAATAATCAGTATT includes:
- a CDS encoding T9SS type A sorting domain-containing protein, with protein sequence MKTKISIILFLFFVASLTQGQSIIRSSINCFGNSISVDNILFRQSAGQPSNTDYFVNGQLLRQGFQQPINLTVQSFTKNNISIVLYPNPATTETKLIINGNLSNYEIVISAITGKDLMKIQSDKSENNINCSTLPIGLYIVSIVKGNELYAATKLIITK